The Paenibacillus sp. RUD330 genome has a segment encoding these proteins:
- a CDS encoding ABC transporter substrate-binding protein: MKRKALALTFASVMMTGSLLAACSNSTPPPTSAANTGGTEATKEPAASADPSASPQPTASTDSSGGAKETPRNETLYINGLQWGAPTNFNLLSGNPAFPINYGNSRELVYETLFMINMIDGKLEPLLGKSYSWTDDKTLRIELNPDAKWSDGQPFTSDDVVYTYGLGKKYELNWSSYWDYIQDVKADGVNAVVISLNPANANKLTVTESIELMPMLPKHIWEAIETKSNNDLATIRKEMNADPVGTGPYKLMFYNDQKITLIRDDSYWGQKLFGKLPAPKYITHVIYKDNAAGDLAFKSGQVDVSQQFTPQVWKMQENAPIKTYLKEAPYYLPGSMPSIFFNMSKKGLDSPEVRKAIAMSIDYKKVSQLAMSGYSGDMKPSLTLDTPAESKFVDQDAIKSLQWTTDTKAANALLDSIGAKKGKDGIRVLNGQRLGPYDVECPYGWSDWNAALEIVAQSAKAIGIEIRTKFPEAPVWTNDLQTGKFDIIMNTPAGNVTPSNPWSRARTIMYSKGVAPAGEMAFWNWGRYKNDKADQLIDKIPTASDAEAKTMYTELTQIWLKDVPSIPLMYRPWVFYTVNESVWKGFPVDGDGSNIPPQIAMDGAGIKALYKISN; the protein is encoded by the coding sequence ATGAAGCGTAAAGCGCTAGCCTTAACGTTCGCCTCGGTCATGATGACGGGGTCGCTGCTGGCCGCATGCAGCAATTCCACGCCGCCGCCGACAAGCGCGGCGAACACCGGAGGGACGGAGGCGACCAAGGAGCCGGCCGCGAGCGCCGATCCTTCGGCCAGCCCGCAGCCGACCGCGAGCACCGACAGCTCCGGCGGAGCCAAGGAAACGCCGCGCAACGAGACGCTCTATATCAACGGCCTGCAGTGGGGAGCGCCGACCAACTTCAACCTGCTGAGCGGCAACCCGGCTTTTCCGATCAACTACGGCAACTCCCGCGAGCTCGTGTATGAAACGCTGTTCATGATTAACATGATCGACGGAAAGCTCGAGCCTCTCCTCGGCAAGTCGTACAGCTGGACGGACGACAAGACGCTGCGCATCGAGCTGAACCCGGACGCCAAGTGGAGCGACGGCCAGCCTTTTACTTCCGATGATGTCGTGTATACCTATGGCCTCGGCAAAAAATACGAGCTCAACTGGTCCAGCTACTGGGATTACATCCAGGACGTCAAGGCGGACGGAGTCAATGCGGTCGTCATCAGCCTGAACCCTGCCAACGCCAACAAACTGACCGTAACCGAGAGCATCGAGCTGATGCCGATGCTTCCGAAGCATATTTGGGAAGCGATCGAGACGAAGTCGAACAACGACCTGGCGACGATCCGCAAGGAAATGAACGCCGATCCGGTCGGCACCGGACCCTACAAGCTCATGTTCTACAACGACCAGAAGATCACGCTCATCCGCGACGACAGCTATTGGGGCCAGAAGCTGTTCGGCAAGCTGCCTGCTCCGAAATATATCACGCATGTCATCTACAAGGACAACGCGGCCGGGGACCTGGCGTTCAAGAGCGGCCAGGTGGACGTCTCGCAGCAATTCACGCCGCAGGTGTGGAAGATGCAGGAGAACGCTCCGATCAAGACTTATTTGAAGGAGGCTCCTTATTATCTGCCGGGCTCGATGCCGTCCATCTTCTTCAATATGTCGAAGAAAGGCCTCGATTCGCCGGAAGTCCGCAAGGCGATCGCGATGTCCATCGACTACAAGAAAGTGTCGCAGCTGGCCATGAGCGGTTATTCGGGCGACATGAAGCCTTCGCTGACGCTCGATACGCCGGCGGAGTCCAAGTTCGTCGACCAGGACGCCATCAAGTCGCTGCAGTGGACGACGGACACGAAGGCCGCGAACGCGCTGCTCGACAGCATCGGGGCCAAGAAGGGCAAGGACGGCATTCGCGTGCTGAACGGCCAGCGCCTCGGCCCGTACGATGTCGAATGCCCGTACGGCTGGTCCGACTGGAACGCCGCGCTGGAGATCGTCGCCCAGAGCGCCAAGGCGATCGGCATCGAGATCCGCACGAAATTCCCGGAAGCTCCGGTATGGACGAACGACCTGCAGACGGGTAAGTTCGACATCATCATGAACACGCCGGCGGGCAACGTGACGCCGAGCAATCCGTGGAGCCGCGCACGCACGATCATGTATTCCAAAGGCGTGGCGCCGGCAGGCGAGATGGCCTTCTGGAACTGGGGCCGCTACAAAAACGACAAGGCCGACCAGCTGATCGACAAGATCCCGACCGCATCCGACGCCGAAGCCAAGACGATGTACACGGAGCTGACGCAAATCTGGCTGAAGGACGTTCCGTCCATTCCGCTGATGTACCGTCCCTGGGTGTTCTACACCGTGAACGAGTCGGTCTGGAAGGGCTTCCCGGTCGACGGGGACGGCAGCAACATTCCGCCGCAGATCGCGATGGACGGGGCGGGCATCAAGGCTCTCTATAAGATTTCGAACTGA
- a CDS encoding YjcZ family sporulation protein has protein sequence MPEAGYGNAFSSTGAILVLYVLLVIVVSSFMS, from the coding sequence ATGCCGGAAGCTGGCTATGGCAATGCTTTCTCCAGCACAGGCGCCATTCTGGTCCTGTATGTGCTGCTCGTCATCGTCGTTAGTTCTTTCATGTCCTGA
- a CDS encoding response regulator: MFRVMLVDDEKMVRRGIRMSIDWQRYGVEIASEARNGAEALEKLREEPVDLILSDIRMPVMSGIELARTVKQQYPDVEMVLLSGYEDFACAKEAMALGIRHYLLKPVLADNLVETVSGLRDEEEERRLRRQGEQLRGQLFRASAPLLKSRLVAGMLEGRIGRKELLEQARLLGMELGAPPYAAFAAEVDGYRQLQERLTPSELDAYGYALLNIAEETLAAASGNPVCITAIRPGRLAGIIPVPSGKLALEALERVAENVHACLGVSVAAGTSLPLWSLEDAGRGYAEALAALRRKADPARGGAVACLASNPDSRLPEAEPAALAEEADGRACAEEAVRKPSAASRLVKEVIAFAAANGDKPIGLAEAAHHAGVTAAHLSKVFKEETGTTFIKWLTRHRMEEAQRLLRGSRMRTADIACKVGYQDYKYFSLMFKKHAGMSPRDYRNR; the protein is encoded by the coding sequence ATGTTCAGGGTCATGCTGGTTGACGATGAGAAGATGGTGCGAAGAGGAATACGGATGTCCATCGATTGGCAGCGTTACGGCGTCGAGATCGCATCCGAAGCCCGCAACGGGGCGGAAGCCTTGGAAAAGCTGCGGGAGGAGCCGGTCGATCTCATCCTCTCGGATATCCGGATGCCGGTCATGTCGGGCATCGAGCTGGCGCGCACGGTCAAGCAGCAGTATCCCGACGTGGAAATGGTGCTGCTGAGCGGCTATGAAGACTTCGCCTGCGCCAAGGAGGCGATGGCGCTCGGCATCCGGCATTACCTGCTCAAGCCGGTGCTGGCCGACAATCTGGTGGAGACCGTATCGGGACTTCGCGACGAGGAGGAGGAGCGCAGGCTCCGGCGGCAAGGAGAGCAGCTGAGAGGACAGCTGTTCCGGGCGAGCGCTCCTCTGCTCAAGTCGAGGCTGGTCGCGGGGATGCTGGAAGGCAGGATCGGCCGGAAGGAGCTTCTCGAGCAGGCGCGCCTGCTGGGCATGGAGCTGGGAGCTCCTCCCTACGCCGCATTCGCAGCCGAAGTGGACGGCTACCGGCAGCTGCAGGAGCGTCTCACGCCCTCGGAGCTGGATGCTTACGGATATGCCTTGCTGAACATCGCCGAGGAAACGCTCGCCGCCGCATCCGGGAACCCGGTCTGCATAACGGCGATCCGCCCCGGCAGGCTGGCAGGGATCATCCCTGTGCCGAGCGGGAAGCTCGCTTTGGAAGCATTGGAACGGGTTGCGGAAAATGTCCACGCTTGCCTGGGCGTGTCCGTTGCGGCTGGAACCTCTCTTCCGCTCTGGAGTCTCGAGGATGCGGGACGAGGCTACGCCGAAGCTCTCGCCGCCCTTCGCCGGAAGGCTGATCCCGCGAGGGGAGGCGCTGTCGCGTGCTTGGCCTCGAATCCCGATAGCCGGCTTCCGGAGGCTGAGCCGGCTGCGCTTGCCGAAGAGGCGGATGGCCGGGCATGCGCGGAAGAGGCCGTCCGCAAGCCCAGCGCCGCAAGCCGTCTCGTCAAGGAGGTCATCGCCTTTGCCGCCGCGAACGGCGACAAGCCGATCGGACTGGCGGAAGCGGCGCATCATGCGGGAGTGACGGCGGCTCATCTGAGCAAGGTGTTCAAGGAAGAGACGGGGACGACCTTCATCAAATGGCTGACGAGGCACAGGATGGAGGAAGCGCAGCGGCTGCTGCGGGGCAGCCGCATGAGGACGGCGGATATCGCCTGCAAGGTCGGGTATCAGGACTACAAGTATTTCTCGCTGATGTTCAAGAAGCACGCGGGAATGTCCCCTCGGGACTACCGCAATCGATAG
- a CDS encoding extracellular solute-binding protein, which translates to MIKRIAAALLLAVLAAAAAGCRSDPESPPAAAPAAGTGDPMRITLTDSWLPTSTAAVDVVHRELVDQFRREHPGLELAEDVLDNNALKQKIKTLAAGNALPDVFMVLGSDARMLLGNGLIQPVDGVLAADPSWSGGFRPEAFDDFTFDGRRAAVPMQITATSLVFYNSAMFREAGYERFPDSWEELLQALEKLKKLGYTPISFGNRDAWVAGSCLFSTLAERYVGEAWMNDAVAGTAKYSDAPFVEALRAVRSLADKGLLNADRGTLDNVQQRELYYQGKAAVVLEGGWAVSSFAADAPPHVAAQTRLALLPAPAAAPDGQEGGGLTVSGGSGWGIAFKAGLSGERLESALELVKLLTGSEQANRAAERGDLSGSHPTDYNEGASTPLFREYLSLMRQVRLTPVFDVRLPAGVTEAMYDGIQELLRTDSELTPEALAARIQSAAEADAGG; encoded by the coding sequence ATGATCAAGCGGATCGCGGCGGCGCTGCTGCTTGCGGTTCTGGCCGCGGCCGCCGCCGGCTGCCGCAGCGATCCGGAGTCGCCGCCGGCAGCGGCGCCTGCAGCGGGGACGGGAGATCCGATGCGGATAACGCTCACGGATTCCTGGCTGCCCACCTCTACCGCCGCCGTCGATGTCGTCCATCGCGAGCTGGTGGACCAGTTCCGCCGGGAGCATCCCGGCCTGGAGCTGGCCGAGGATGTGCTGGACAACAACGCCTTGAAGCAGAAAATCAAGACGCTGGCAGCAGGAAACGCTCTGCCGGATGTCTTCATGGTGCTCGGCTCGGATGCCCGGATGCTGCTCGGCAACGGCTTGATCCAGCCGGTGGACGGCGTTCTAGCGGCCGATCCTAGCTGGAGCGGCGGATTCAGGCCCGAGGCGTTCGACGACTTCACCTTCGACGGCAGGCGGGCGGCCGTCCCGATGCAGATTACGGCGACCTCGCTCGTATTCTACAACAGCGCCATGTTCCGCGAAGCGGGGTACGAACGGTTTCCGGACAGCTGGGAGGAGCTTCTCCAGGCGCTGGAGAAGCTCAAGAAGCTGGGCTATACGCCGATCTCGTTCGGCAACAGGGATGCCTGGGTAGCAGGCTCGTGCCTGTTCAGCACGCTGGCGGAACGTTATGTCGGAGAGGCGTGGATGAACGATGCCGTCGCCGGCACGGCCAAGTACAGTGACGCCCCGTTCGTGGAGGCGCTTCGGGCCGTTCGCAGCCTGGCAGACAAAGGGCTGCTGAACGCCGATCGGGGAACGCTCGACAACGTGCAGCAGCGGGAGCTGTACTATCAGGGCAAAGCGGCGGTCGTGCTGGAGGGCGGCTGGGCCGTATCGTCGTTCGCCGCGGATGCGCCTCCGCATGTAGCCGCGCAGACCAGGCTGGCGCTGCTGCCGGCGCCGGCCGCCGCACCGGACGGGCAAGAAGGCGGCGGCCTGACGGTATCCGGCGGTTCCGGCTGGGGCATCGCCTTCAAGGCGGGCTTGAGCGGCGAACGCCTTGAGAGCGCATTGGAGCTCGTGAAGCTGCTCACCGGCTCGGAGCAGGCCAATCGGGCCGCCGAGAGAGGCGACTTGTCCGGCTCGCATCCGACCGATTACAATGAGGGCGCGTCGACGCCGCTGTTCAGGGAGTATTTGTCGTTGATGCGCCAGGTCCGCCTGACGCCGGTGTTCGATGTCCGGCTGCCCGCCGGTGTCACCGAGGCGATGTATGACGGGATACAGGAGCTGCTGCGGACGGATTCGGAGCTGACTCCGGAGGCGCTGGCGGCAAGGATTCAATCAGCCGCTGAAGCAGATGCGGGAGGATGA
- a CDS encoding ABC transporter permease: MNAYARYFLKKSGWYLVTLLIALILNFLLPRLIEGNPVSTIASQVSQGMTDSDSIKKVYDNFMKEFGVDKPLLAQFGIYLQKLVTGDLGTSFGLYPRKVSDILMAAVPWTVALQLPAILVGWIIGNVLGAVAAYRKGVFDKVLFPAALFVNSIPFFTLAIIMLYLLAITLKWFPMSGGYDYQMVPHLSLDFILSVLRHHTLPFLSIVLVTIGGQAIGMREMSIYELNSDYVLYSKLLGIRDSRVARYVFKNAMLPQITGLALSIGTMVGGSLICEIVFSYPGIGTWLFTAIRQLDYPLISGCTLLIALTVLLANFTIEIVYGIVDPRIKASQMEEN; this comes from the coding sequence TTGAACGCCTACGCCCGCTATTTCCTGAAGAAGTCCGGCTGGTATCTCGTCACGCTGCTGATCGCGCTGATTCTCAATTTCCTGCTGCCGAGGCTCATCGAGGGCAACCCGGTCAGCACGATCGCCTCCCAGGTGTCGCAAGGAATGACGGACAGCGATTCCATCAAGAAGGTGTACGACAACTTCATGAAGGAGTTCGGGGTGGACAAACCGCTCCTCGCGCAGTTCGGCATCTACCTCCAGAAGCTCGTCACCGGCGACCTCGGAACGTCATTCGGCCTGTACCCGCGCAAGGTGTCCGACATCCTGATGGCCGCCGTCCCCTGGACGGTCGCGCTCCAGCTTCCCGCCATCCTCGTCGGCTGGATCATCGGCAACGTGCTCGGCGCGGTGGCCGCCTACCGCAAGGGCGTCTTCGACAAGGTGCTGTTCCCGGCGGCGCTGTTCGTGAATTCGATCCCTTTTTTCACCCTCGCCATCATCATGCTGTACCTGCTCGCGATCACGCTGAAATGGTTCCCGATGTCGGGAGGCTACGATTATCAGATGGTGCCGCATCTCAGCCTCGACTTCATCCTCTCGGTGCTCCGCCACCACACGCTGCCGTTCCTCTCGATCGTGCTCGTCACGATCGGCGGCCAGGCGATCGGCATGAGGGAGATGAGCATCTACGAGCTGAACTCCGACTATGTGCTGTACAGCAAGCTGCTCGGCATCCGCGATTCCCGAGTGGCGCGGTATGTGTTCAAGAATGCGATGCTGCCGCAAATTACGGGCCTTGCCCTGTCCATCGGCACGATGGTCGGCGGCTCGCTCATCTGCGAGATCGTCTTCAGCTACCCCGGCATCGGCACCTGGCTGTTCACGGCCATCCGGCAGCTGGATTACCCGCTCATCTCCGGCTGCACGCTGCTGATCGCGCTGACGGTGCTGCTGGCGAACTTCACGATCGAGATCGTCTACGGCATCGTCGATCCCCGCATCAAGGCGTCCCAAATGGAGGAGAACTGA
- a CDS encoding G1 family glutamic endopeptidase has protein sequence MPYRLSRAMQAACRGKKNSPVLANAGWTSSNWSGYAATGSKGAFRSISASWTVPFVLPSERSSYSSAWIGIDGYNNSSLIQTGTEHECVNGKANYYAWWEILPRAETRIRLPVFPGDLIEASIVKLSLSKWLIRLRNVTRGWLFRTVQAYKGPQTSAEWIVEAPAIGGAITRMARLTPTAFRCCRLNGRNPELTGAERGIMVQNGIVTAIPSRPNRAGDAFLVRSVRLRMPAADVS, from the coding sequence ATGCCCTATCGGTTATCCCGAGCAATGCAAGCCGCTTGCCGCGGCAAAAAAAATTCGCCTGTCCTCGCTAACGCAGGCTGGACCTCGTCGAACTGGAGCGGATACGCGGCAACCGGCAGCAAAGGCGCGTTCCGAAGCATCTCCGCCTCCTGGACCGTGCCGTTCGTGCTGCCCTCGGAGCGCTCCTCGTATTCCTCCGCCTGGATCGGCATCGACGGCTACAACAACAGCAGCCTGATCCAGACCGGTACCGAGCATGAATGCGTGAACGGCAAAGCGAACTATTACGCCTGGTGGGAAATTCTGCCCCGGGCCGAGACGAGGATCAGGCTGCCGGTATTTCCCGGAGACCTTATCGAGGCTTCCATCGTCAAGCTGAGCCTGTCCAAATGGCTCATCCGGCTGCGCAACGTCACCCGGGGCTGGCTGTTCCGGACCGTCCAGGCGTACAAGGGGCCGCAGACGTCGGCGGAGTGGATCGTGGAGGCTCCGGCCATCGGCGGAGCCATCACCCGCATGGCCCGCTTGACGCCGACAGCATTCCGCTGCTGCCGCCTCAACGGCCGGAATCCGGAGCTGACTGGGGCGGAGCGGGGCATTATGGTCCAGAACGGCATCGTCACGGCGATTCCTTCCCGTCCGAACCGCGCCGGGGACGCCTTCCTCGTCCGCAGCGTGCGCCTGCGCATGCCGGCGGCCGACGTTTCCTGA
- a CDS encoding YjcZ family sporulation protein, with protein sequence MSEYGHGRLSTGAILVLFILLVIVSASFLN encoded by the coding sequence ATGTCCGAATATGGTCATGGCAGACTCAGCACAGGCGCCATCCTGGTCCTGTTCATCCTGCTGGTCATCGTAAGCGCCTCTTTCCTGAACTAG
- a CDS encoding YjcZ family sporulation protein, which translates to MSEVGHVKSISTAAVLVLFILLVIVSASFLY; encoded by the coding sequence ATGTCTGAAGTCGGCCACGTCAAATCCATCAGCACAGCCGCTGTTCTGGTCCTGTTCATTCTGCTGGTCATCGTAAGCGCCTCTTTCCTGTACTAA
- a CDS encoding ABC transporter permease, with protein sequence MKHSVGILIRSPKFMFGAIMLLLMVALVVIVPLINRADPLSMEALAFQPPGGRLLLGSDNFGRDLFLELVYGIRTSIMVGLVAGVFATIIGLAIGLLCGYAGGLLDNILTAVTNMFIVIPSFIILILISVSINSRSSLLVAVIIGLTSWPWTARAVRAQTSSLRNRDHVNLAKISGHSTPKIIVFEILPYIASYVVMAFILQVASGILSEASISMLGLGPYNTISLGIIMNWALVFEAPVAGAWWAFIPAAFSIAVITFSLYMINTGMDEIFNPKIRSERA encoded by the coding sequence ATGAAGCATTCCGTAGGCATTCTGATCCGTTCGCCCAAGTTCATGTTCGGCGCCATCATGCTGCTGCTGATGGTCGCGCTTGTCGTCATCGTGCCGCTGATCAACCGGGCCGACCCGCTGTCGATGGAGGCGCTGGCGTTCCAGCCTCCGGGCGGGAGGCTGCTGCTCGGCTCCGACAACTTCGGCCGCGACCTGTTCCTGGAGCTCGTCTACGGCATCCGCACCTCCATCATGGTCGGCCTCGTCGCGGGCGTCTTCGCCACGATCATCGGCCTGGCGATCGGGCTGCTGTGCGGATACGCCGGGGGCCTGCTCGACAATATCCTGACCGCGGTCACGAACATGTTCATCGTCATTCCGTCGTTCATCATCCTGATCCTCATCTCCGTCAGCATCAACTCCCGCAGCTCGCTGCTCGTCGCCGTCATCATCGGCCTGACGAGCTGGCCGTGGACCGCGCGGGCGGTACGCGCGCAGACGAGCTCGCTGAGGAACCGGGACCATGTCAATCTGGCCAAAATATCGGGACACAGCACACCGAAGATCATCGTCTTCGAAATCCTGCCGTATATCGCTTCCTATGTCGTCATGGCCTTCATCCTGCAGGTCGCCTCCGGCATCCTGTCGGAGGCTTCCATCTCGATGCTCGGCCTGGGGCCGTACAACACGATTTCGCTCGGCATCATCATGAACTGGGCGCTCGTCTTCGAGGCTCCGGTGGCCGGGGCGTGGTGGGCGTTCATCCCGGCGGCCTTCTCGATCGCCGTCATCACCTTCTCGCTGTACATGATCAACACCGGCATGGACGAGATCTTCAATCCGAAAATCAGGAGTGAGCGCGCATGA
- a CDS encoding GNAT family N-acetyltransferase, protein MAGKADRIGDYELMAIQADILFKSGRCGRMIAVNEPSGSAAPLFFLGRTRQGDVIRFGEDFPDDLRDGFERAAGRGRTGLELAELIRSGNGIRELKSVWMGPAYLFKNPVQAAGGAIRIASENRNLLDSGFPGLAEGLEDRQPVFAVVADGRAVSVCFSARKSPLGAEAGLETLPGHRGRGLAIMCAEAWAQALQAGGMLPFYSTSWDNFASQSVARKLGLHAYGVDIHVR, encoded by the coding sequence ATGGCGGGAAAGGCGGATAGGATCGGCGATTATGAACTGATGGCGATTCAAGCGGATATTTTGTTCAAGAGCGGTCGCTGCGGCAGGATGATCGCGGTCAACGAGCCGTCCGGCTCGGCTGCGCCGCTCTTTTTTCTCGGGAGGACGAGACAGGGAGATGTGATCCGCTTCGGCGAGGATTTTCCGGACGACCTGCGGGATGGTTTTGAGCGTGCGGCGGGGAGAGGCCGGACCGGGCTGGAGCTGGCGGAGCTGATTCGGAGCGGGAACGGCATTCGTGAATTGAAGTCGGTCTGGATGGGACCGGCTTATCTGTTCAAAAACCCTGTTCAGGCAGCCGGCGGAGCCATCCGAATTGCGAGCGAGAACAGGAATTTGCTTGATTCCGGATTTCCGGGCTTGGCCGAAGGGCTGGAGGACCGGCAGCCGGTTTTTGCCGTCGTCGCAGACGGGCGGGCCGTGTCGGTCTGCTTCAGCGCAAGAAAAAGCCCCCTTGGAGCGGAGGCCGGGCTGGAGACGCTGCCGGGCCATCGAGGCCGGGGGCTCGCGATCATGTGCGCGGAAGCATGGGCCCAGGCGCTGCAGGCCGGCGGCATGCTGCCGTTTTACAGCACCTCATGGGACAATTTCGCTTCGCAGTCGGTCGCCCGCAAGCTGGGCCTGCATGCATACGGCGTGGATATCCACGTTCGTTAG
- a CDS encoding sporulation protein YjcZ, which produces MSYGVGGVGGEGVGCGYGGFGMSTAAILVLFILLVIITRAFLC; this is translated from the coding sequence ATGTCTTATGGAGTCGGCGGAGTAGGCGGAGAAGGCGTAGGCTGCGGATACGGCGGGTTCGGCATGAGCACGGCCGCGATCCTGGTCCTCTTCATTCTGCTCGTCATCATTACACGCGCTTTCCTTTGCTAG